The nucleotide window ACATTTCTCTCCTTGAAATTCAAATGGTGGAAAGTTAAAGGAGGAATTCATGGAATGATTAATAGCGCCTTTACTTTTATCTTCGGTCCTTACTTTGTAGGAAATATACTCATTTTCCATTTCACATTTAAGAAATTTTGGTTGTATGCTATTATTAATGCCATAATGGATATTCTACTTGCTATACCACTTAATAATTTTTTTGAAAAGCATGGATTTTATAAACTGAAAAAAGCAAACAAAGTTTTCCTATTTTCTTCTGCTTACCTTTATGCTATGTGTAATTACGGATTTCAAAAAATACTAGATAAAAACACAATGATTGAAGGGAAAAAGGAGTAGCCTTTTTTCCTTGTCAAACATTCCAATAAGAAGAGTTTACCCTTAATGTAGGATGGACTACTCTTAAAAGACTCCGTAGTTACCCAGAAAGTTATATTAATTATATACTTTGTAAATTAATTCACTTAATACAGATAGGTAAGGGTTTGAGGTTATCGCTCCCTTTTGTCGGGTAGAAGGGCAACCTTTCAGCCACCGTCCCCCCTAAGAACCGTACGTGTTAGTTTCCCAACATACGGCTCAAGCATGCCTTTGTCCAAGCTTTGGCTAGATTAGTCATGATAGCTTCTTGTTTTTGATATATCTCTTCACGCTTTTGAGTTGAATATCATTTGGAGTTTCTCCTTTTGCGGGGAATACCTTGTGGTATTCAATGTGACAAGAGATATGAACTAATTCTAGATTTTTATATTCATTACTTCCGCCTTTAACTCTAGGGATTTTGTGATGTGTTTCTAACCCTTCAATCTGTTATTGAATGGCTACATATAGGGCATTTGTATTTTTGCTTTTTAGCTAACTTCTGCCTATAAGCTACATTATTTTTATCGAACTCTTTAATATCACGTTTCTCAAAGTATCCTTTTAAGTATTTGTTAAAAGGACTGTAATCATATTTGATTTGTACAACCGGTGTCCAAGACATCCTTTTGAGTTGGTTATTAGTTATAGGGTCAGTAAGTATCCACTTACTCTTACTTTGACCACTTTTGTCTGGTTTGTAATACCTTTGACTAATCCATCGCCAACTCTTTTTTGGGTGTAGCCTTCTTAGGAACTTGTATTGAGTTCTCCATGAGAATCCATTTCGGTAAAGACTTCTTTGGCGACACTTGGGCTCCAATAATTTGCCGTACCTATGATTATAGGATTAAGTGTACTGACAAGTACTTGTACGTTTTTTCCATAG belongs to Niallia sp. Man26 and includes:
- a CDS encoding group II intron maturase-specific domain-containing protein codes for the protein MGFNIRKYKTHNGNKILIKASKDGIKAAKKKVIDKTRQFYGKNVQVLVSTLNPIIIGTANYWSPSVAKEVFTEMDSHGELNTSS